In Thermodesulfovibrionia bacterium, the DNA window GGCGCTTTTTAGCTGCTTTTGGCGTTCATAGGCTTGGCATTGTAAATTGTCAAACCCTTTTACAACATGTAAATATTAATGATATTTTTCAGCTTACGAAGCAGTACTTGACGGAAAAGAAAATATTTGCAGTTAAAACAGCCAATATTATAGTTCAAGGTATTAAAGATATTGAAAATGAATTTGCCCAGTTAAAAAATCTGAGCTTTAATATTACATACACAAGGCTGCTATCAGAAGTAAGGAAAGAAGGTGGAGTAAGTCCAATTGATGGGAAGCATATTGTCTTCACAGGAAAAATGCAGCATGGAAGAGATGAAATGGAGAAAGAAGCTAGGTTGTTAAGAGCCAAGGTAGCAAAAACAGTGTCTAGTAGGACTGACTTTCTTGTAACAGGAGAAAATGTTGGGCATAAAAAAATTGAGTCTGCAGAAAAAAAAGGTGTTCAAGTTATTACTGAAGTAGAATATCTAAAGATGATTAATAAGAACAATGGATAAAATCATATTTCTTGTACAGGGTTCAGCCGAAGAACCTTATAAAGTAACTTTTCAGAAAAATGGTAACAATCTATCAGCATATTGCACGTGTCTAGCAGGTAATAATGGCCAGTACTGCAAACATCGTTTCAGAATTCTTGCTGGCTCAACTGAAGGCATTGTTGGTGATAATAAAATAGCAGTTGATGAAGTTAAGTCTTGGTTGTCAGGTACTGATGTCGAATCTGCATTGATTCAAGTCACCGAAAAAGAAAGAGCATTTGATGAAGCTAAAAAAGCTTTATCAAATGCCAAGAAAAAACTCGCAAAAGCTATGTTGGATTGATTCCAGCATTTTCCGTGAAACCTGTCATGAACTTGCCGATTATTCTGAATTCTGATATTCTAAATTCAGAAAACAGGACTGAGAAGGAGGTTTAGAATGGATACCATGAAAACAGCTATTGCAGAGATAAAGACTCGCGGCCAGTTGACCATTCCCAAGAAGATAAGAGAATCAAGCCATCTTGAAGAAGGACAGGTAGTCTCTATCATACCTGTGGGCGATTCCGTCATCATCACGCCGAAAAGGCTTGAGCTTGATGAGGCGCGAAGGCAGATCAGAAAGATAATGAAATCTTCAGGGCTTTCTGAAAAAGAACTGCTCAAGGGGATTGGAGAGGAGAGAGAGCTGCTTTACAAAGAAACCTATGGCAAAAAAAAGCGTTAGGATCTTCCTTGATTCAAACGTCATCATATCTGGCCTATTCTCTGATAAAGGGGCGCCTCGAGTAATTCTCGACCTTTTATCTCTTGGACTTCCTCAGCTTGCAGGTTCAACAGGGGAATATAATATAGTTGAGATTGAACGGAACTTAACAAAAAAGATGCCTGAAGCGCTTCCGGTTTATAGTAAATATCTTCCATTGATGAACCTTGACATCATCCCTCTTCCCTCGTCAAGAGAGATCGCTAAACTATCCGGGGTTACTTCTCAAAAAGACATCCCTGTTCTTGCTTCAGCAATAAAAGGCGATGTTGATTTCCTTGTAACAGGGGACAAAAAAGATTTTATCCATTTAAAAGGACAATACTCATTTAAAATACTTACTCCTTCGGAATTTCTTGATACCATTCTCCCTGAGATGCTCAAAGCTTTGGAATCTGATAGATTGAAGACTTAAATCCCCATATGTTTTTAAATTCGTTTTGCCTTCAGAGTCAGAGCTGTTTTTTTGAAGAACGATTATTCTGAACTAATAACCTATTGATATAAAAGACTTATATATGATAGGCTACTACAAGTTCGGGACTAGCTGGTCTTTCCCGGCAAATACACACGTCCACCCAATATTCTCTCTTTGAGTGTTCCGATAGATCGGAATGAAGAGTGAAAGGACGGAGGAAAAAAACTAAGGAGGCACACAAATGGTAGTAACAATGAAAGAGCTGTTGGAGTCAGGTGTCCATTTCGGGCATCAGGTAAAACGATGGAACCCAAAGATGAAGAAGTATATCTTCGGGGCCCGCAACGGGATTTACATCATTGATCTT includes these proteins:
- a CDS encoding PIN domain-containing protein — its product is MAKKSVRIFLDSNVIISGLFSDKGAPRVILDLLSLGLPQLAGSTGEYNIVEIERNLTKKMPEALPVYSKYLPLMNLDIIPLPSSREIAKLSGVTSQKDIPVLASAIKGDVDFLVTGDKKDFIHLKGQYSFKILTPSEFLDTILPEMLKALESDRLKT
- a CDS encoding AbrB/MazE/SpoVT family DNA-binding domain-containing protein, which produces MDTMKTAIAEIKTRGQLTIPKKIRESSHLEEGQVVSIIPVGDSVIITPKRLELDEARRQIRKIMKSSGLSEKELLKGIGEERELLYKETYGKKKR